In one window of Mercurialis annua linkage group LG4, ddMerAnnu1.2, whole genome shotgun sequence DNA:
- the LOC126679151 gene encoding high mobility group B protein 13-like: protein MAGTAIATPIKDDPVPGKKPRTKKVNPLKLKNSSTNEANIMAQKLSAISPVPAPPSAADDASKENHESLSQPRTSPKKSKSKAGGKAKQSKQTNDFEKEMQEMQEMLQRLNLEKEKTEELLKEKDEILKAKEEELETKGKEQEKLQMELKKLQKLKEFKPTMSFPLVQSLNEEQDKKKKKKDGNETKRPSTPYILWCKDHWNEVKKDNPNAEFKDISNIMGTKWKSVTAEEKKPYEEKYQADKEVYLQLTTKEKRESEAMKLLEDEQKQRTAMDLLEQYLQFKQETDKENKKKTKKEKDPLKPKQPMSAFFLFSNERRAGLLAENKNVTEAAKIAGEEWKNMSEKQKSPYEKMAKKNKEKYMQEMEAYKQTKDEEAMNLKKDEEEMLMLQKHEALQLLKKKEKTDNIIKKTKENKKKKQQNVDPNRPKKPASSFFLFSKEARKTLMEERPGMNNSHIVALISVKWRELGDEEREMWNAKAAEAMEGYKKEMEEYNKAAAAATSDDKA from the exons ATGGCCGGTACTGCAATTGCAACACCAATCAAAGATGACCCAGTTCCCGGAAAGAAACCAAGAACCAAGAAAGTAAACCCTCTAAAACTGAAAAACTCTTCAACAAATGAAGCCAATATCATGGCCCAGAAACTCTCCGCCATCTCCCCGGTCCCTGCTCCGCCTTCGGCAGCGGATGACGCTTCCAAAGAGAACCATGAGAGTCTCTCTCAACCTCGTACTTCGCCAAAGAAATCGAAGTCCAAGGCGGGCGGTAAGGCAAAACAGTCCAAGCAGACTAATGATTTTGAGAAAGAAATGCAAGAAATGCAAGAGATGCTTCAGAGGCTGAATctcgaaaaagaaaaaactgagGAGCTattaaaggaaaaagatgagATCTTGAAGGCTAAGGAAGAAGAGCTTGAAACTAAGGGGAAAGAGCAAGAGAAATTGCAGATGGAGTTAAAGAAATTGCAGAAATTGAAGGAGTTTAAGCCCACCATG AGCTTCCCTCTTGTTCAATCACTGAATGAAGAACAagacaagaagaagaagaaaaaggacGGAAACGAAACGAAAAGACCATCTACGCCTTACATTTTGTGGTGCAAAGATCATTGGAATgag GTTAAGAAAGATAACCCAAATGCAGAGTTCAAAGACATATCAAACATTATGGGAACTAAGTGGAAGAGTGTCACTGCAGAGGAAAAGAAACCTTATGAGGAGAAGTATCAAGCTGACAAGGAAGTGTATTTGCAGCTAACTACCAAGGAGAAACGAGAGAGTGAAGCAATGAAGCTGTTGGAAGATGAGCAGAAGCAAAGAACTGCAATGGATTTGCTTGAACAATACCTTCAGTTCAAGCAAGAAACAGACAAGGAAAACAAGAAGAAGACCAA GAAAGAAAAGGATCCTTTGAAACCAAAACAGCCCATGTCAGCTTTTTTTCTGTTCTCTAATGAAAGAAGAGCTGGTTTACTTGCTGAAAACAAGAATGTTACGGAAGCGGCGAAGATTGCTGGTGAAGAATGGAAGAACATGAGTGAAAAACAAAAGAGTCCTTATGAAAAG ATGGCTAAGAAGAACAAGGAGAAGTATATGCAAGAAATGGAGGCTTACAAGCAGACAAAGGATGAGGAAGCTATGAATCTCAAGAAAGACGAGGAAGAGATGCTTATGCTTCAGAAACATGAAGCCTTGCAGCTGCTTAAGAAGAAGGAGAAAACAGACAACATAATTAAG AAAACCAAAGAgaacaagaaaaagaaacaacAGAATGTTGATCCTAACAGGCCTAAAAAGCCTGCATCTTCATTCTTTTTGTTCAG CAAGGAAGCAAGAAAAACTCTGATGGAGGAGAGGCCAGGAATGAACAACTCTCATATTGTTGCATTGATTTCTGTGAAATGGAGG GAACTTGGTGATGAAGAGAGGGAAATGTGGAATGCTAAAGCTGCTGAAGCCATGGAAGGGTACAAGAAGGAAATGGAAGAGTACAACAAAGCTGCTGCTGCGGCGACTTCAGATGATAAAGCATAA
- the LOC126678202 gene encoding protein ENHANCED DISEASE RESISTANCE 4-like has translation MAEEGPSKVRLVRCPKCENLLPELPNYSVYECGGCGTLLRAKKKMDVNGEVFEKLETLSEREDGGSELDFAFEKIEREKRDGGFLDKGKDRVFRERNFNSGLNRKETSIHSSNNRILNEQFGGYNDRYKEMDMIRSESVISSRGNDMGKVLPQFRGSVGLSRPRAFDRDGVGEPHRNPGNDRSRVLHFDSYLDEGPSNYNYMKSSAYGHGQLLKDFDDLDGASRFAQLEQDRVELLRKLDQLKEQISRSGSVAENRRDTAQVGVKMSQDDVYNNDRVPYDVSMKPLGSNEHVSRPNYFKQNGYERVVGTSSRDKEMQNFYSLPKHNANQFPVYRYPSQPHGHYSSQPPHDYNMERHLNFDQEYRASYPHRTLYHEPGCACYQCYNKKWHVPSQVPATISQNNRFLEEPVNFNFGNHVNPMRFGIQNGNRPGLHSRDPKLHATRDMDSDMDDIRKNRPRRMTVVHGNRRICHPIAGGAPFIACCSCFELLKLPRKLNARAKNPQKLQCGACSIVFLIEICNKKLIISIPVEDKQKLAAEEVLLSPERANHSVEFNNRDYDFQSVDLRGNLLPEDPSLNSNYATTRHGLTSLSSSSSEEGKIFDSMIVQRDESVFTELPTKDTKSPTVPNFSSPKNSDGVPSNRKIKRNEEGNKSNRADKQKFTLDPSTPQKSVSDISSETEVEVSVKEFPNTTTSQDSWEVSKEHNQPRTNKGSESFLAGLLKKSFKDFSRSNQLSEDEKAYVFVNGIHIPDSMVKKAEKLAGPIHPGDYWYDSQAGFWGVRGQSCMGIIPPCIKEFNYPMSENCSSGDTRIFVNGRELPQNDLDLLASRGLPITKYKFYIVEISGRVVEKDSGKELKSLGKLAPTVEKMQRGFGMKVPRKLQ, from the exons ATGGCTGAAGAAGGACCCTCAAAAGTTCGTTTAGTTCGTTGCCCAAAGTGTGAAAATCTCTTACCAGAACTTCCTAACTACTCTGTCTATGAGTGTGGCGGCTGTGGTACTCTTCTCCGAG CAAAGAAGAAAATGGATGTAAATGGAGAGGTTTTTGAGAAATTGGAGACTTTGTCTGAGAGAGAAGATGGTGGTAGTGAATTAGATTTTGCATTTGAGAAaattgagagagaaaaaagagatgGAGGTTTTCTGGATAAGGGAAAAGATAGAGTCTTTAGAGAAAGAAATTTCAATTCGGGTTTAAATCGCAAAGAGACTTCAATTCACAGTAGCAATAATAGAATTTTGAATGAGCAGTTTGGGGGTTATAATGACAGATATAAGGAAATGGATATGATTAGATCTGAATCGGTTATTTCGAGTAGAGGAAACGATATGGGAAAAGTTTTACCCCAATTTAGGGGTTCCGTTGGGTTGTCGAGGCCCAGGGCTTTCGATAGAGATGGCGTAGGGGAACCTCATAGAAATCCGGGCAACGATCGAAGCAGAGTTTTGCATTTTGATTCTTATCTTGATGAGGGACCTTCAAACTATAATTACATGAAATCGTCCGCTTATGGGCATGGTCAGTTGTTGAAGGATTTTGATGATCTCGATGGGGCCAGCAGATTTGCACAGTTAGAGCAGGATCGAGTTGAGCTGCTTAGGAAGTTGGACCAGTTAAAGGAGCAAATTTCTAGAAGCGGCTCTGTGGCTGAGAACAGAAGGGATACGGCACAAGTTGGTGTTAAAATGTCTCAAGACGATGTTTATAACAATGATCGTGTTCCTTATGATGTATCTATGAAACCGTTGGGATCAAATGAGCATGTCTCAAGACCAAACTATTTCAAGCAAAATGGTTATGAGCGTGTAGTCGGCACAAGTAGTCGAGATAAAGAAATGCAGAACTTTTACTCTCTTCCAAAGCATAATGCAAATCAATTTCCGGTTTACAGGTATCCCAGTCAACCTCATGGTCACTACTCATCGCAGCCACCTCATGACTATAATATGGAGAGACACTTGAATTTTGATCAAGAATATCGTGCATCTTATCCTCATCGAACATTGTATCATGAACCTGGTTGTGCGTGTTATCAGTGCTACAACAAGAAGTGGCACGTTCCTTCACAAGTTCCGGCCACCATTTCACAAAACAATCGTTTTCTTGAAGAACCAGTTAATTTCAACTTTGGCAACCATGTCAATCCCATGAGATTTGGAATTCAGAATGGCAATCGTCCTGGATTGCATTCACGAGATCCTAAGTTACATGCTACACGTGACATGGATTCAGATATGGATGATATTCGCAAGAATCGTCCAAGGAGGATGACGGTAGTCCATGGAAATAGGCGCATTTGTCATCCTATTGCCGGTGGTGCCCCATTTATAGCATGCTGTAGCTGTTTTGAGTTACTAAAACTGCCGAGGAAGCTTAATGCCAGGGCAAAGAATCCACAAAAACTTCAATGTGGTGCCTGCTCAATTGTATTCTTGATTGAAATTTGCAACAAGAAGCTAATTATCTCAATTCCTGTGGAGGACAAGCAAAAATTGGCTGCAGAAGAAGTTCTGTTGAGCCCTGAAAGAGCGAATCACTCGGTTGAATTCAATAATCGTGATTACGACTTCCAGTCAGTAGATCTCAGAGGAAATTTACTGCCAGAAGACCCGAGTCTGAACTCAAATTATGCTACAACAAGGCACGGCCTTACTTCTCTATCTTCTTCTTCGTCTGAGGAAGGGAAGATTTTTGATAGTATGATTGTTCAAAGAGATGAATCTGTCTTCACCGAACTGCCTACGAAAGATACTAAATCTCCAACAGTTCCAAATTTCAGTTCCCCTAAGAACTCAGATGGCGTCCCATCTAATCGCAAAATAAAGCGAAATGAGGAAGGAAACAAGAGCAATAGAGCAGACAAACAGAAGTTTACACTTGACCCGAGCACTCCACAGAAGTCGGTCAGTGATATATCATCAGAAACTGAAGTGGAAGTTTCTGTGAAAGAATTTCCAAATACTACTACATCTCAAGACTCTTGGGAGGTGAGTAAAGAACATAACCAGCCAAGGACCAACAAAGGAAGTGAATCATTCTTGGCTGGTCTCCTCAAGAAGAGCTTTAAGGATTTTTCAAGATCTAATCAGCTCAGTGAAGATGAAAAGGCTTATGTGTTTGTTAATGGGATACATATTCCAGACAGTATGGTGAAAAAGGCTGAAAAACTAGCTGGTCCGATTCATCCTGGAGATTACTG GTATGATTCTCAAGCAGGATTTTGGGGTGTGAGGGGACAATCTTGCATGGGTATAATTCCT CCTTGCATTAAGGAGTTCAACTATCCAATGTCAGAAAATTGTTCTTCCGGAGACACACGGATCTTCGTCAATGGGAGAGAGCTTCCTCAAAATGACCTGGATCTGCTTGCAAGCAGAGGATTGCCAATCACAAAATACAAGTTTTACATCGTCGAAATTTCAGGAAGAGTTGTTGAAAAAGACTCTGGTAAAGAGCTTAAAAGTCTCGGCAAACTTGCCCCAAC AGTGGAGAAGATGCAGAGAGGCTTCGGGATGAAGGTTCCAAGAAAGCTCCAATGA
- the LOC126679108 gene encoding protein trichome birefringence-like 23, which produces MKLIRRLWSMNKQNHWLFKLAVAILLTGIAFRLFFNQSSRFEPDFNTAFSDQTNELPKSPRFVDGDVPIISKPPPFSSADIPEVKPPPAVIYVPNANQSVFVDEPEPQDQESQEEVDAGKCDLFIGDWIPDPSGPMYTNASCSLIEGHQNCMRNGRPDSGYLYWRWNPRNCELPRFDAQRFLELMRNKAWALIGDSISRNHVQSLLCMLSTVDQAVEVYHDEYYKSKRWFFPSYNFSISNIWTPFLVEAAIFEDDNGVSSAEVQLQLDKVDKNWTSLYQSLDYAIISTGKWFLKAAIYHENNTVVGCHICPGKNFTEQGFVFAYERALRNAMDFIATSKHKGLTFFRTSTPDHFENGEWHNGGTCKKTTPAKDGEIEIKDLNRILRDVELTQFKNASVKAAENGVNLKLLDFTNLLLSRPDGHPGPYRQFQPFAEDKNATVQNDCLHWCLPGPIDYWNDVIMEIMVNG; this is translated from the exons ATGAAGTTGATTCGAAGACTATGGTCAATGAACAAACAAAACCACTGGTTATTCAAGTTAGCAGTTGCAATTCTATTAACGGGCATTGCTTTTCGCCTTTTCTTTAACCAATCTTCAAGATTTGAACCGGATTTTAATACCGCCTTTTCTGATCAAACCAATGAACTCCCGAAATCACCTCGTTTTGTTGATGGGGATGTCCCAATCATCTCAAAGCCGCCACCTTTTAGTAGTGCCGATATCCCGGAGGTAAAACCACCTCCTGCTGTTATTTATGTTCCAAATGCCAATCAATCCGTTTTTGTTGATGAACCAGAGCCTCAAGATCAGGAAAGCCAAGAAG AAGTTGATGCAGGAAAATGTGATCTTTTTATTGGGGATTGGATTCCGGACCCGTCGGGTCCAATGTACACGAATGCTAGCTGCTCTTTGATTGAAGGTCACCAGAATTGTATGAGGAATGGTCGACCCGACTCGGGTTATCTGTATTGGAGGTGGAATCCACGGAACTGTGAATTACCTCGATTTGATGCTCAGAGGTTTCTTGAGTTGATGAGAAATAAAGCATGGGCGTTGATTGGTGATTCAATATCTCGCAACCATGTGCAGTCATTGTTATGCATGCTCTCCACA GTTGATCAAGCTGTTGAAGTTTATCACGACGAGTACTACAAATCAAAAAGATGGTTCTTCCCTTCTTATAATTTTAGCATATCAAATATTTGGACCCCTTTCCTTGTAGAGGCAGCAATCTTCGAAGATGATAATGGCGTTTCGTCAGCTGAAGTTCAGCTGCAGCTCGACAAAGTCGATAAGAATTGGACAAGTTTATATCAGAGTTTGGACTACGCCATTATTTCGACCGGAAAATGGTTCCTGAAAGCTGCAATTTATCATGAAAATAACACGGTAGTGGGTTGCCATATATGTCCGGGAAAGAACTTCACGGAACAGGGATTCGTCTTTGCTTATGAGAGAGCCCTACGAAATGCGATGGACTTCATTGCAACATCGAAACACAAAGGGTTAACTTTTTTTAGAACATCAACTCCTGATCACTTTGAGAACGGAGAATGGCATAACGGAGGGACTTGTAAAAAAACAACACCTGCTAAAGACGGTGAGATTGAAATAAAGGACTTGAACAGGATTCTACGCGACGTTGAGTTAACACAGTTCAAGAATGCATCAGTAAAAGCTGCTGAAAATGGAGTAAATCTTAAACTTCTCGACTTCACGAATCTTTTACTGTCAAGGCCGGACGGGCATCCGGGTCCATACAGACAGTTTCAACCATTTGCAGAGGACAAGAATGCCACAGTTCAGAATGACTGTCTACATTGGTGCTTGCCTGGGCCAATTGACTACTGGAATGATGTGATAATGGAAATTATGGTTAATGGTTGA